Proteins encoded within one genomic window of Streptomyces sp. NBC_00523:
- a CDS encoding TetR/AcrR family transcriptional regulator, producing MVRAGLTTERVVAAAADLADTAGFDKVTISALARGFGVKDASLYSHVKNLGDLRTRVALLAAEEFIDRIEAAVAGRAGKDALVAFADAYRTFALEHPGRYAATQYRVDPAIVAEAPAYHRTLRTTSAMLRAYGLTEPDLTDAVRLLRSTFHGFTALEGDGGFEAPRPVQKSWERAVEGLHFLLSNWARATEGA from the coding sequence ATGGTGCGCGCGGGGCTCACGACCGAACGGGTCGTGGCGGCTGCGGCCGATCTGGCGGACACGGCCGGCTTCGACAAGGTCACCATCTCCGCGCTGGCCCGGGGCTTCGGTGTCAAGGACGCGAGCCTCTACTCCCACGTCAAGAACCTGGGCGACCTGCGGACACGCGTCGCGCTGCTGGCCGCCGAGGAGTTCATCGATCGCATCGAGGCGGCGGTGGCCGGCCGGGCCGGGAAGGACGCGCTGGTCGCCTTCGCCGACGCCTACCGCACCTTCGCGCTGGAGCACCCCGGCCGGTACGCGGCCACGCAGTACCGCGTCGACCCCGCGATCGTCGCCGAGGCCCCCGCGTACCACCGCACCCTCCGCACCACCTCCGCGATGCTCCGCGCGTACGGCCTGACCGAACCCGACCTCACGGACGCGGTACGCCTGCTGCGCAGCACCTTCCACGGCTTCACCGCCCTGGAGGGTGACGGCGGCTTCGAGGCGCCGCGGCCCGTGCAGAAGTCGTGGGAGCGCGCGGTGGAGGGGCTGCACTTCCTGCTGTCGAACTGGGCGCGGGCGACCGAGGGGGCGTAG
- a CDS encoding glycoside hydrolase family 3 C-terminal domain-containing protein: MTDEETEPLLDKLDAAQKVRLLTGASNWRTYAEPAAGLRALTLSDGPAGVRGETWDERETSLVLPSPTALAASWDERLLTDLGALLASEARRKGIDVLLAPTLNLHRSPLGGRHFECFSEDPLLTGRTGTALIRGIQSGGVAATAKHFVGNDAETDRLTVDVRIDERTLREVYLAPFEEAVAAGVWAVMSAYNKVDGVTMSASPLLEHPLKDDWGFDGLVVSDWGGVRTLLDAARSGQDLAMPGPDSPWAAGLLAALEAGLVPADAVDDKVRRLLRLARRVDALGPDRPAPRPATAPEAGRALLRRAVSAGAVLLRNEGGLLPLAASALKSVAVIGPHATAVRIQGGGSAEVFPEHVVTPLAGIERELDGVAAVTYRPGLPPSGRPEPLGRDRARDPRDGEPGVLVRLLDADGAELHAEHRLSGRIVEPSTPAGDAAFVEIRALHRPAESGTWTWAVGGWGDISLSVDGHEVLSGTFPLDSDDPTRVHVAPPLRTARVELTADREVEVVALRSLAPGSGVATILAAAPPAGDAETALAEAVAAARAADVAVVVVGTTEQSESEGHDRENLDLPEGQDALVRAVVRANPRTVVVVNAGGPVALPWHERVPALLLAWFPGQEAGGGLADVLFGQAEPGGRLPTTWAAAQDDVPVLGTSPDGDGRLHYTEGPHIGYRAWLRSGAAPAYWFGHGLGYTGWAYEELTAPAAVRAGEPFDVRVRVRNTGRRRGREVVQVYLARSGSAVERPVRKLIGYAAVVAEPGESAVAVVRVGGRALAHWSPGGRGWETEAGAFTLLGGRSAGDLPLTARIVAGPGANSAGKGSGNGSEHDGERSPLML, from the coding sequence ATGACGGACGAAGAGACCGAACCGCTGCTCGACAAGCTGGACGCGGCACAGAAGGTTCGTCTGCTCACGGGCGCCAGCAACTGGCGCACGTACGCCGAACCGGCCGCCGGGCTGCGCGCGCTCACCCTCTCCGACGGCCCGGCCGGTGTCCGGGGCGAGACCTGGGACGAGCGCGAGACCTCTCTCGTCCTCCCCTCCCCCACCGCGCTCGCCGCCTCCTGGGACGAGCGGCTGCTGACGGACCTCGGCGCGCTGCTCGCCTCCGAGGCGAGACGCAAGGGCATCGACGTCCTCCTGGCCCCCACCCTCAACCTGCACCGTTCCCCGCTGGGCGGCCGGCACTTCGAGTGCTTCTCCGAGGACCCGCTGCTCACCGGCCGCACCGGCACGGCGCTGATCCGGGGCATCCAGTCGGGCGGAGTGGCCGCCACCGCGAAGCACTTCGTCGGCAACGACGCCGAGACGGACCGGCTGACCGTCGACGTGCGGATCGATGAACGCACCCTGCGCGAGGTGTATCTCGCCCCGTTCGAGGAAGCCGTCGCGGCCGGGGTCTGGGCGGTCATGTCCGCGTACAACAAGGTCGACGGCGTCACCATGTCCGCCTCACCGCTCCTGGAGCACCCGCTCAAGGACGACTGGGGCTTCGACGGTCTCGTGGTCTCCGACTGGGGCGGCGTACGGACCCTCCTCGACGCCGCGCGCTCCGGACAGGACCTGGCGATGCCGGGACCGGACAGCCCCTGGGCGGCCGGTCTGCTCGCGGCGCTCGAAGCGGGTCTGGTCCCCGCCGACGCCGTGGACGACAAGGTACGCAGGCTGCTGCGGCTGGCCCGCCGGGTGGACGCGCTCGGCCCGGACCGCCCGGCGCCCCGGCCCGCGACAGCCCCCGAGGCCGGGCGCGCCCTGCTGCGCCGCGCCGTGTCCGCCGGTGCGGTGCTGCTGCGCAACGAGGGCGGGCTGCTGCCGCTGGCCGCGTCGGCGCTGAAGTCCGTGGCCGTGATCGGGCCGCACGCCACCGCCGTACGCATCCAGGGCGGCGGCAGCGCGGAGGTCTTCCCCGAGCACGTGGTGACCCCGCTGGCCGGGATCGAGCGGGAGCTCGACGGAGTGGCGGCGGTGACGTACCGGCCGGGTCTTCCCCCGTCCGGGCGGCCCGAACCGCTCGGCCGCGACCGGGCCCGCGATCCGCGCGACGGCGAACCCGGGGTGCTCGTGCGGCTGCTCGACGCGGACGGGGCCGAACTCCACGCGGAGCACCGGCTGTCCGGGCGGATCGTGGAACCTTCGACGCCCGCGGGGGACGCGGCGTTCGTCGAGATCCGGGCGCTCCACCGGCCCGCCGAGAGCGGCACCTGGACCTGGGCGGTGGGCGGCTGGGGCGACATCTCGCTCTCCGTCGACGGGCACGAGGTGCTGTCCGGCACCTTCCCGCTGGACAGCGACGACCCGACCCGGGTACACGTCGCCCCGCCGCTCCGCACCGCCCGCGTGGAACTGACGGCGGACCGCGAGGTGGAGGTCGTCGCGCTCCGCTCGCTCGCCCCGGGATCGGGGGTCGCGACGATCCTCGCCGCCGCCCCGCCCGCCGGTGACGCGGAGACCGCGCTCGCCGAGGCGGTCGCCGCCGCACGCGCCGCCGACGTGGCGGTGGTGGTCGTGGGCACGACGGAGCAGAGCGAGTCCGAGGGCCACGACCGGGAGAACCTGGACCTGCCGGAGGGCCAGGACGCCCTGGTGCGGGCGGTGGTGCGGGCCAACCCTCGCACCGTCGTCGTGGTCAACGCGGGCGGCCCGGTCGCCCTGCCCTGGCACGAGCGGGTGCCCGCGCTGCTGCTCGCCTGGTTCCCGGGCCAGGAGGCCGGGGGCGGGCTGGCCGACGTGCTGTTCGGGCAGGCCGAGCCCGGCGGACGGCTGCCGACCACCTGGGCCGCCGCCCAGGACGACGTACCGGTGCTCGGGACCTCGCCCGACGGCGACGGGCGGCTGCACTACACGGAGGGCCCGCACATCGGCTACCGGGCCTGGCTGCGGTCGGGGGCCGCTCCGGCGTACTGGTTCGGCCACGGGCTCGGGTACACCGGCTGGGCGTACGAGGAGCTGACGGCCCCGGCGGCGGTGCGGGCCGGGGAGCCCTTCGACGTACGGGTGCGGGTGCGGAACACCGGGCGGCGGCGCGGGCGGGAGGTGGTGCAGGTGTACCTGGCGCGGAGCGGGTCCGCCGTGGAACGGCCGGTGCGCAAGCTCATCGGCTACGCGGCGGTCGTGGCGGAGCCCGGGGAGAGCGCGGTCGCGGTGGTCCGGGTGGGCGGGCGGGCGCTGGCCCACTGGTCGCCCGGTGGGCGCGGCTGGGAGACGGAGGCGGGTGCGTTCACGCTGCTCGGGGGCCGTTCGGCGGGCGATCTGCCGCTCACCGCGCGGATCGTGGCGGGGCCCGGCGCGAACTCGGCCGGGAAAGGATCCGGTAACGGTTCGGAGCACGATGGAGAGCGCTCTCCGCTGATGCTATAA
- a CDS encoding carbohydrate ABC transporter permease, with protein MTATVTTDSLTEKSDRVTSRGSGGARRRLPRIPDRIRQGGLPYLLLLPAVLLELLVHVIPMIIGIVMSFRQFTQFYINNWGGAPWSGFDNYKIAVDVNAPIGEALLHSFFVTCVFTFFAVGLAWLFGVAAAIMLQENFRGRGFLRAIFLVPYALPVYAAVITWAFMFQRDNGLVNHVLHDQLGITDQPSFWLIGDNSIYALIIVSVWKGWPFAFLIVMAGLQNIPRELYEAASIDGAGIWQQIRKITLPSLRPVNQVLVLVLFLWTFNDFNTPYVLFGKAAPENADLISIHIYQSSFVTWNFGTGSAMSVLLLLFLLVVTAVYLFITSRGRKGADA; from the coding sequence ATGACCGCCACCGTGACCACCGACAGCCTGACGGAAAAGTCGGACAGGGTGACGAGCCGGGGCAGCGGGGGTGCGCGCAGGAGACTGCCGCGCATCCCCGACCGGATCCGCCAGGGCGGACTGCCCTATCTCCTGCTCCTGCCGGCCGTCCTGCTCGAACTCCTCGTCCATGTGATTCCGATGATCATCGGAATCGTGATGAGCTTCCGCCAGTTCACGCAGTTCTACATCAACAACTGGGGCGGGGCGCCCTGGAGTGGCTTCGACAACTACAAGATCGCCGTCGACGTCAACGCCCCGATCGGCGAGGCACTGCTCCACTCGTTCTTCGTCACCTGCGTCTTCACGTTCTTCGCCGTCGGCCTGGCGTGGCTGTTCGGGGTCGCGGCGGCGATCATGCTGCAGGAGAACTTCCGCGGCAGGGGCTTCCTGCGGGCGATCTTCCTCGTCCCGTACGCCCTGCCGGTGTACGCGGCCGTGATCACCTGGGCGTTCATGTTCCAGCGGGACAACGGCCTGGTGAACCACGTGCTGCACGACCAGCTCGGGATCACCGACCAGCCCTCGTTCTGGCTGATCGGCGACAACAGCATCTACGCGCTGATCATCGTCTCGGTCTGGAAGGGCTGGCCCTTCGCCTTCCTGATCGTGATGGCCGGGCTCCAGAACATCCCGCGCGAGCTGTACGAGGCCGCCTCGATCGACGGCGCCGGCATCTGGCAGCAGATCCGCAAGATCACGCTGCCCTCGCTGCGCCCGGTCAACCAGGTCCTGGTGCTCGTCCTCTTCCTGTGGACGTTCAACGACTTCAACACCCCGTACGTGCTGTTCGGGAAGGCCGCCCCGGAGAACGCGGACCTGATCTCGATCCACATCTACCAGTCCTCGTTCGTCACCTGGAACTTCGGCACCGGCTCCGCGATGTCCGTGCTGCTGCTGCTGTTCCTGCTGGTCGTGACGGCCGTCTACCTGTTCATCACCTCACGCGGAAGGAAGGGCGCCGATGCCTAG
- a CDS encoding ABC transporter substrate-binding protein has product MRTIRAAAAVTLAISIAAGVTGCGGGTSSGGGSNDSPKTLTYWASNQGPSIEADKKILTPELKKFEKQTGIKVKLEVVPWADLLNRILAATTSGQGPDVLNIGNTWSASLQATGALLPWSKDNFDAIGGRDRFVDSAVASAGAEGQDPAAVPLYSLAYALYYNKKSFADAGIEKPPATWDELVADGKKLSKDGKWGLGAEGSNLSNNIHQTFVLGQQHGADFFDADGKPTFTSDGAVAAVKQYIDFMAKDKIIAPGNAEYAQNQSLTDFAKGKTAMVLWQAAASTFASQGMKPEDWGAAPVPVASGTPGQGKNTNSMVAGINMAVFKNTKNIDGAKKFVKFMTSDEEQKLLNKTYGSIPPVKTAQADEAFSAPDLAVLRDTLAKSAAPLPQVPNESQFETAVGTAVKELWADAAAGRPVTTESVKARLEKAQQTMQQ; this is encoded by the coding sequence ATGCGCACCATCAGAGCCGCGGCAGCCGTCACCCTCGCGATCTCCATAGCCGCCGGTGTCACCGGCTGCGGAGGCGGTACGTCCTCGGGCGGCGGCAGCAACGATTCGCCGAAGACCCTCACGTACTGGGCCTCCAACCAGGGACCCAGCATCGAGGCCGACAAGAAGATCCTGACGCCCGAGCTGAAGAAGTTCGAGAAGCAGACCGGCATCAAGGTCAAGCTGGAGGTCGTGCCGTGGGCCGACCTGCTCAACCGGATCCTCGCCGCCACCACGTCCGGTCAGGGCCCGGACGTGCTGAACATCGGCAACACCTGGTCGGCCTCGCTCCAGGCCACCGGCGCGCTGCTCCCCTGGAGCAAGGATAACTTCGACGCGATCGGCGGCCGTGACCGGTTCGTCGACTCGGCGGTCGCCTCGGCCGGTGCGGAGGGCCAGGACCCCGCCGCGGTCCCGCTGTACTCACTCGCGTACGCCCTCTACTACAACAAGAAGAGCTTCGCCGACGCCGGCATCGAGAAGCCCCCGGCCACCTGGGACGAGCTGGTCGCGGACGGCAAGAAGCTCTCCAAGGACGGCAAGTGGGGGCTGGGCGCCGAGGGCTCGAACCTCTCCAACAACATCCACCAGACGTTCGTCCTGGGCCAGCAGCACGGCGCCGACTTCTTCGACGCCGACGGCAAGCCGACCTTCACCTCGGACGGCGCGGTCGCGGCCGTGAAGCAGTACATCGACTTCATGGCCAAGGACAAGATCATCGCTCCGGGCAACGCGGAGTACGCCCAGAACCAGTCCCTGACGGACTTCGCCAAGGGCAAGACCGCGATGGTGCTGTGGCAGGCCGCCGCCTCGACCTTCGCCTCGCAGGGCATGAAGCCCGAGGACTGGGGCGCCGCCCCCGTCCCCGTCGCCTCCGGCACCCCCGGCCAGGGCAAGAACACCAACTCCATGGTCGCCGGCATCAACATGGCGGTGTTCAAGAACACCAAGAACATCGACGGCGCCAAGAAGTTCGTGAAGTTCATGACGAGCGACGAAGAGCAGAAGCTGCTCAACAAGACCTACGGGTCGATCCCGCCGGTCAAGACCGCCCAGGCGGACGAGGCGTTCTCGGCGCCCGACCTCGCGGTCCTGCGCGACACGCTGGCCAAGAGCGCGGCCCCGCTGCCGCAGGTCCCCAACGAGTCGCAGTTCGAGACCGCCGTCGGCACCGCGGTCAAGGAGCTGTGGGCCGACGCGGCCGCCGGACGCCCCGTGACCACCGAATCCGTCAAGGCGCGCCTGGAAAAGGCCCAGCAGACGATGCAGCAGTAA
- a CDS encoding GH1 family beta-glucosidase: MNDLSALPAGFTWGVATAAYQIEGAVAEDGRAPSIWDTFSHTPGKVAGGDTGDVACDHYHRVPEDIGLIKEVGANAYRFSLAWPRIVPGGDGPVNAAGLDFYDRLVDGLLEAGITPFATLYHWDLPQALQDRGGWTVRETAEHFAAYTSVVVERLGDRVKDWATLNEPLCSAWIGHLEGTMAPGLTDLTAAVRASYHLHLGHGLAVQAIRSISPDARVGIVNNLSPVEAATDREADRAAAVRGDGHINRWWLDPILGRGYPQDMVDLYGVELPVQEGDMELISAPLDWLGVNYYFRQVVTADPSGPVPHAKQVYLPGSRHTHMDWEVHAQGLEQLLLRLTEEYGVERIYVTENGSAYQDVVLPDGSVHDPERTQYLEEHLAACARAVRKGAPLAGYFAWSLLDNFEWAYGYDKRFGLVHVDYATQRRTVKTSGRRYAELIREATTPRSRKAA, from the coding sequence GTGAACGACCTCAGCGCCCTGCCGGCCGGCTTCACCTGGGGCGTCGCCACCGCCGCGTACCAGATCGAGGGAGCCGTGGCCGAGGACGGCCGCGCCCCCTCCATCTGGGACACCTTCTCGCACACCCCGGGCAAGGTGGCCGGCGGCGACACCGGCGACGTGGCCTGCGACCACTACCACCGGGTCCCGGAGGACATCGGCCTGATCAAGGAGGTGGGGGCGAACGCGTACCGCTTCTCGCTCGCCTGGCCGCGCATCGTGCCCGGCGGCGACGGACCGGTCAACGCGGCCGGCCTCGACTTCTACGACCGGCTGGTGGACGGGCTGCTGGAGGCCGGGATCACCCCGTTCGCCACGCTCTACCACTGGGACCTGCCGCAGGCGCTCCAGGACCGGGGCGGCTGGACCGTACGGGAGACCGCGGAGCACTTCGCCGCGTACACCTCGGTCGTCGTGGAACGCCTCGGGGACCGGGTCAAGGACTGGGCGACCCTCAACGAGCCGCTGTGCTCGGCGTGGATCGGCCACCTGGAGGGCACGATGGCACCGGGTCTCACCGACCTGACCGCCGCCGTCCGGGCCTCGTACCACCTGCACCTGGGCCATGGCCTCGCGGTGCAGGCGATCCGGAGCATCTCCCCCGACGCCCGGGTCGGCATCGTCAACAACCTCAGCCCCGTCGAGGCGGCCACCGACCGTGAGGCGGACCGGGCGGCGGCGGTGCGCGGTGACGGGCACATCAACCGCTGGTGGCTCGACCCGATCCTCGGGCGCGGCTACCCGCAGGACATGGTGGACCTGTACGGAGTCGAACTCCCCGTCCAGGAAGGCGACATGGAGCTCATCTCCGCGCCGCTGGACTGGCTGGGCGTCAACTACTACTTCCGCCAGGTCGTCACCGCCGACCCGTCCGGCCCGGTCCCGCACGCCAAGCAGGTGTACCTGCCCGGGTCCCGCCACACCCACATGGACTGGGAGGTGCACGCCCAGGGCCTGGAGCAGTTGCTCCTGCGCCTCACCGAGGAGTACGGCGTCGAGCGCATCTACGTCACGGAGAACGGCTCGGCCTACCAGGACGTCGTGCTGCCCGACGGGTCCGTGCACGACCCCGAGCGCACGCAGTACCTGGAGGAACACCTCGCGGCCTGCGCCCGCGCCGTCCGCAAGGGCGCCCCGCTGGCCGGGTACTTCGCCTGGTCGCTCCTCGACAACTTCGAGTGGGCGTACGGCTACGACAAGCGGTTCGGCCTGGTCCACGTCGACTACGCGACCCAGCGCCGCACGGTCAAAACCAGCGGCCGCCGCTACGCCGAACTGATCCGCGAAGCGACAACACCCCGCTCCCGCAAGGCCGCCTGA
- a CDS encoding LacI family DNA-binding transcriptional regulator, whose translation MTDDLRPAGTPTLEDVARAAGVSRATVSRVINGVRNVDPVIQEAVRRAVASTGYAPNRAARSLVTRRTDAIALVVSGAGVEPETQTEEDAPADEADGGEGASFTGQVFADPFFGRVVTGVVNYLRPRGMHPVLMFAETSRAREDVVAFLRQGSADGALVVSTHAEDPLPGMLTDAGLPAVLYARPARAARISYVDVAHQDGARLAAEHLLARGCRRIATITGPLDVPAVQERLAGFRDAMTQNGHPYIAIAEGRFTQESGETAMERLLVEHPDLDGVFAANDLMATGACHVLRERGKRVPEDVAVIGFDDSSAALACRPPLTTVRQPVEAMAAEMARLLIERLGKPEGAATSVIFEPSLVVRDSA comes from the coding sequence ATGACGGATGATCTGCGACCGGCCGGAACACCCACCCTTGAGGACGTGGCGAGGGCGGCCGGTGTCTCCCGCGCCACCGTCTCCCGGGTGATCAACGGCGTACGGAATGTCGACCCGGTAATCCAGGAGGCGGTGCGCCGCGCGGTCGCCTCCACCGGCTACGCGCCCAACCGCGCGGCGCGCTCGCTCGTGACCCGGCGCACCGACGCCATCGCGCTGGTGGTGTCCGGCGCGGGCGTCGAGCCGGAGACGCAGACGGAGGAGGACGCGCCGGCGGACGAGGCGGACGGGGGTGAGGGGGCCTCGTTCACCGGGCAGGTCTTCGCCGACCCGTTCTTCGGGCGGGTGGTCACCGGAGTCGTCAACTATCTGCGGCCTCGCGGGATGCATCCGGTGCTGATGTTCGCCGAGACGTCGCGGGCGCGGGAGGACGTGGTGGCATTCCTGCGCCAGGGCAGCGCGGACGGCGCGCTGGTCGTCTCGACACACGCGGAGGACCCGCTGCCGGGCATGCTGACGGACGCGGGGCTGCCCGCCGTGCTGTACGCGCGCCCGGCGCGGGCGGCCCGGATCAGCTATGTCGACGTCGCCCATCAGGACGGCGCGCGGCTGGCCGCCGAGCATCTGCTGGCCCGGGGCTGCCGCCGGATCGCGACCATCACCGGCCCGCTCGACGTGCCCGCGGTGCAGGAGCGGCTGGCCGGGTTCCGGGACGCGATGACGCAGAACGGGCACCCCTACATCGCGATCGCCGAGGGGCGGTTCACCCAGGAGAGCGGCGAGACCGCGATGGAGCGGCTGCTCGTCGAGCATCCGGACCTGGACGGGGTGTTCGCGGCCAACGACCTGATGGCCACGGGCGCCTGCCACGTCCTGCGGGAGCGCGGCAAGCGGGTCCCGGAGGACGTCGCGGTGATCGGCTTCGACGACAGCAGCGCGGCCCTGGCCTGCCGCCCGCCGCTGACCACGGTCCGGCAGCCGGTGGAGGCGATGGCCGCCGAGATGGCCCGGCTGCTGATCGAGCGGCTGGGCAAGCCGGAGGGCGCCGCGACGTCCGTGATCTTCGAGCCGTCGCTGGTGGTGCGGGACTCGGCGTAG
- a CDS encoding carbohydrate ABC transporter permease, translating into MPSPAQPSVLPAKTTGRSRPRSPMAAPQSFLWTRRIILTLLTGFVLLPVYVMISSSLKPLQDVSGKFHWIPSGLTIKPYIDIWDTVPLARYFVNSLIVAGAATVLSVIIAIFSAYAVSRYKFRGKRVFTVTVLSTQMFPGILFLLPLFLIFVNIGNSTGVALYGSRGGLILTYLTFSLPFSIWMLIGYFDSIPRDLDEAALVDGCGPIRALFQVVVPAAVPGIVAVAVYAFMTAWGEVLFASVMTNDATRTLAVGLQGYATQNDVYWNQVMAASLVVSVPIVAGFLLLQRYLVAGLTAGAVK; encoded by the coding sequence ATGCCTAGCCCTGCCCAGCCGTCCGTGCTGCCGGCGAAGACGACGGGGCGCTCGCGCCCCCGTTCCCCGATGGCCGCGCCGCAGTCCTTCCTCTGGACCCGCCGGATCATCCTGACCCTCCTGACCGGATTCGTCCTGCTGCCCGTCTATGTGATGATCAGCAGCTCGCTGAAGCCGCTCCAGGACGTGTCGGGGAAGTTCCACTGGATCCCGTCCGGGCTGACCATCAAGCCCTACATCGACATCTGGGACACCGTTCCGCTCGCCCGGTACTTCGTCAACTCACTGATCGTGGCGGGCGCGGCGACGGTCCTCTCGGTGATCATCGCGATCTTCTCCGCGTACGCGGTGAGCCGCTACAAGTTCCGCGGCAAGCGCGTCTTCACTGTGACGGTGCTCTCCACCCAGATGTTCCCGGGCATCCTCTTCCTGCTGCCGCTGTTCCTGATCTTCGTGAACATCGGCAACAGCACGGGCGTCGCCCTCTACGGCTCGCGCGGCGGTCTGATCCTCACATACTTGACGTTCTCGCTGCCGTTCTCCATCTGGATGCTCATCGGCTACTTCGACTCGATCCCCCGGGATCTGGACGAGGCGGCGCTCGTCGACGGCTGCGGCCCGATCCGCGCCCTGTTCCAGGTCGTGGTTCCGGCCGCCGTGCCGGGCATCGTGGCCGTCGCGGTGTACGCGTTCATGACGGCCTGGGGCGAGGTCCTCTTCGCCTCCGTCATGACCAACGACGCCACCCGCACGCTGGCCGTCGGCCTCCAGGGTTACGCCACCCAGAACGACGTGTACTGGAACCAGGTCATGGCCGCCTCGCTCGTCGTCAGCGTGCCGATCGTCGCCGGCTTCCTGCTCCTCCAGCGCTACCTGGTGGCCGGCCTGACCGCGGGAGCCGTCAAGTGA
- a CDS encoding ROK family transcriptional regulator, with amino-acid sequence MAERNRRTVRDLRRGNRSRVLQRLYFDGPLSRQELGPATGLSSGSISNVVAELSAENLLEEAGVVDSDGGRPRTLLRVAPGGGLLIGIDIGETRIRVELFDLSLTELARTERLLAQHGYDVDRIVGHVRSGVADVLRDAGADPHRLLGIGIGVPGIIERHAPDGSVGDVGSVVHGQTIDWSAVPFERLLRDAVRVPPEVPFFIDNGAKTLGQAEMWFGGGRDAGASAIALIGSGVGACVNHGGLLDEDRSSQALEWGHSTVQLRGRRCRCGSIGCLEAYAGAEAMRERWHEAGGPLPADADDETALAALLGAAYPPPGVEPDPVAVALLDETAECLGAALGDLINLFLPERILLGGWAGLLIGPHLLPDIRRYAQEYALKHAAARTTIEMGRLGPDAVTVGAATLPLADFLARGGSRPAPATRPGPTAPAALRTPADAVRSRERPRTG; translated from the coding sequence ATGGCTGAGCGCAACAGACGGACCGTGCGTGACCTGCGACGCGGCAACCGGTCGCGGGTATTGCAACGGTTGTATTTCGACGGCCCGCTGAGCCGCCAGGAGCTCGGTCCGGCGACCGGGCTGAGTTCGGGTTCCATCAGCAACGTCGTCGCGGAGCTCTCCGCGGAGAACCTCCTGGAGGAGGCCGGGGTCGTGGACTCCGACGGCGGCCGCCCCCGCACCCTGCTGCGCGTCGCCCCCGGCGGCGGCCTCCTCATCGGCATCGACATCGGTGAGACTCGGATCAGGGTGGAGCTCTTCGACCTCTCCCTGACCGAACTCGCCCGCACCGAGCGGCTGCTCGCCCAGCACGGCTACGACGTGGACCGCATCGTCGGCCATGTCCGCAGCGGCGTCGCCGACGTGCTGCGGGACGCCGGCGCCGACCCGCACCGGCTGCTCGGCATCGGGATCGGCGTCCCCGGCATCATCGAGCGCCACGCGCCGGACGGCTCCGTCGGCGACGTGGGCTCCGTCGTGCACGGCCAGACCATCGACTGGAGCGCCGTCCCCTTCGAGCGGCTGCTCCGGGACGCCGTGCGGGTGCCGCCGGAGGTCCCGTTCTTCATCGACAACGGCGCCAAGACGCTCGGCCAGGCCGAGATGTGGTTCGGCGGCGGGCGCGACGCGGGAGCCTCGGCCATAGCGCTCATCGGTTCCGGCGTCGGCGCCTGCGTCAACCACGGCGGACTCCTGGACGAGGACCGCAGCAGCCAGGCCCTGGAGTGGGGCCACAGCACCGTGCAGCTGCGCGGCCGGAGGTGCCGCTGCGGCTCGATCGGCTGCCTGGAGGCGTACGCGGGTGCCGAGGCGATGCGCGAGCGCTGGCACGAGGCGGGCGGCCCGCTGCCCGCCGACGCCGACGACGAGACCGCGCTCGCCGCGCTCCTCGGCGCCGCCTACCCGCCCCCCGGGGTCGAGCCGGACCCGGTCGCGGTCGCGCTCCTGGACGAGACCGCCGAGTGCCTGGGCGCCGCGCTGGGCGACCTGATCAACCTCTTCCTGCCCGAGCGCATCCTGCTCGGCGGCTGGGCGGGCCTCCTCATCGGCCCGCACCTGCTGCCCGACATCCGGCGGTACGCCCAGGAGTACGCGCTGAAGCACGCCGCGGCCCGGACCACCATCGAGATGGGCCGCCTCGGCCCGGACGCGGTCACGGTCGGCGCGGCGACCCTGCCCCTGGCCGACTTCCTGGCGCGCGGCGGCAGCCGCCCCGCACCGGCGACCCGCCCGGGCCCCACCGCACCTGCGGCGCTCCGGACCCCGGCGGACGCCGTACGCAGCAGGGAACGGCCCCGGACGGGGTGA